A window of Costertonia aggregata contains these coding sequences:
- a CDS encoding VanZ family protein has translation MLKKATSGIAFVSWMATVTYLSLATLTNSGGGWLNLNIPHKDKIAHFIFYFVATFLGFFFFLGFFDKRNKILPVLMISLLFAITYGMVIEILQYNFFPNRSGDVYDALANSLGAFAGAVVVKLFFASKSVLK, from the coding sequence GTGCTTAAAAAAGCAACATCCGGCATTGCTTTTGTTTCTTGGATGGCGACCGTAACCTATCTTAGCTTGGCTACATTGACCAACAGCGGTGGTGGATGGCTAAATTTGAATATACCGCACAAAGATAAAATCGCCCATTTCATATTTTATTTTGTGGCAACATTTTTGGGTTTTTTCTTTTTTTTGGGATTTTTTGATAAAAGAAACAAAATATTACCTGTTTTGATGATAAGCCTGTTATTTGCCATAACATATGGTATGGTTATTGAAATTTTGCAATATAATTTTTTTCCGAATAGAAGCGGGGATGTCTACGATGCACTGGCAAATAGTTTAGGTGCATTTGCCGGGGCGGTTGTGGTTAAACTGTTTTTTGCATCCAAAAGTGTATTAAAATAG
- a CDS encoding cytochrome c oxidase subunit 3 has product MDLTKGTEKEKSDRAKKMMLWFGIVSLLMGFAGWTSAYIVSSTREDWLQDFELPQSFFVSTVIIIFSSVTYYFAKMALKSNKQKRSTTWLLVTLGLGIAFILLQFRGFSEMIGSGYYFTGPTSNITLSYIFLIAAVHIAHVVAGIISLLVVIFNQTKGKYTPDDMVGLEIGATFWHFLDFLWVYLILFFYFFR; this is encoded by the coding sequence ATGGATTTAACAAAAGGTACGGAAAAGGAAAAGAGTGACAGGGCCAAAAAAATGATGCTTTGGTTTGGTATTGTGAGCTTGTTAATGGGTTTTGCAGGTTGGACGAGCGCTTACATTGTAAGTAGTACCAGGGAAGATTGGCTGCAGGATTTTGAACTGCCACAGTCTTTTTTCGTAAGTACGGTAATCATCATATTCAGCAGCGTCACATATTATTTTGCCAAAATGGCTTTGAAGTCCAATAAACAAAAACGAAGCACCACTTGGCTGTTGGTTACCTTGGGGCTTGGTATTGCTTTTATCTTATTGCAATTTAGGGGCTTTTCAGAGATGATAGGCAGTGGATATTATTTTACGGGCCCCACAAGTAATATAACGCTCTCCTATATTTTTCTCATTGCTGCCGTGCACATTGCACACGTGGTAGCGGGAATTATTTCTTTATTGGTGGTGATTTTTAATCAAACCAAGGGAAAATACACACCAGATGATATGGTCGGTTTGGAAATAGGAGCCACTTTTTGGCACTTTTTAGACTTTTTATGGGTGTATTTAATATTGTTTTTTTATTTCTTTCGATAA
- a CDS encoding cytochrome C oxidase subunit IV family protein — MAHEHKLEIFRGLLKFKSNTQKIWGVLIFLSVVTAIEVALGIMKPAVLVKGTFLGMKLLNWIFIILTLVKAYYIAWDFMHLRDEKSSLRRAIVWTPIFLVAYLVFILLFEADYIYNVFKDGFIKIDF, encoded by the coding sequence ATGGCACACGAACATAAATTAGAGATATTCAGGGGGCTACTAAAATTTAAGTCCAATACCCAGAAAATATGGGGTGTTTTGATATTCCTTTCCGTAGTAACCGCTATTGAGGTAGCCTTGGGTATTATGAAACCTGCAGTTTTGGTCAAAGGAACCTTTCTAGGCATGAAATTGTTGAATTGGATATTCATCATTTTAACATTGGTAAAAGCATATTACATCGCATGGGACTTTATGCACCTTAGGGATGAAAAAAGCTCCTTGCGTAGAGCCATAGTTTGGACTCCTATTTTTTTGGTGGCCTATTTGGTCTTTATACTCCTTTTTGAAGCGGATTATATTTATAACGTCTTCAAGGACGGCTTTATAAAAATAGATTTCTAA
- a CDS encoding cytochrome c oxidase subunit 3, whose protein sequence is MDSTVTTGAEENVWGGGNRPLGASYGKLMMWFFLVSDALTFSGFLAAYGFSRFKFIETWPIADEVFTHVPFFHGNYPMYYVAFMTFILIMSSVTMVLAVDAGHNNKKNAVIWYMFLTIIGGAIFVGSQAWEWATFIKGDYGALETKGGRILQFVNADTGDRAAIGDFAKTIPGERVKHENKNGIWYYDEGYMPSYNLEEVVAGFKADPNILIRTEFINEEGEKAVLNREQSLAKLKEAVLVVEGANLVRNEYGSRLFADFFFFITGFHGFHVFSGVLINVIIFFNVVLGTYERRGHYEMVEKVGLYWHFVDLVWVFVFTFFYLV, encoded by the coding sequence ATGGACTCAACGGTAACAACAGGTGCAGAAGAAAATGTTTGGGGAGGTGGCAACAGACCTTTAGGAGCTAGCTATGGAAAATTGATGATGTGGTTTTTCTTGGTCTCGGATGCCTTGACTTTTTCCGGTTTTTTGGCCGCCTATGGTTTTTCTAGATTTAAGTTTATAGAAACATGGCCAATCGCCGATGAGGTATTTACTCACGTGCCTTTTTTTCATGGTAACTACCCTATGTACTATGTTGCCTTTATGACATTTATTCTGATCATGTCCTCGGTAACTATGGTATTGGCCGTTGATGCGGGGCACAATAATAAAAAGAATGCCGTAATATGGTATATGTTCTTGACCATTATCGGCGGTGCTATATTCGTTGGTTCGCAAGCTTGGGAATGGGCTACTTTTATCAAAGGGGATTATGGTGCTCTCGAAACCAAAGGGGGTAGAATATTACAGTTTGTTAATGCTGATACAGGAGATAGGGCAGCCATAGGGGACTTCGCTAAAACCATACCGGGAGAGCGGGTAAAACATGAAAATAAAAATGGAATTTGGTATTATGACGAAGGCTACATGCCCAGTTATAATTTAGAGGAGGTCGTGGCCGGTTTCAAAGCTGACCCGAACATTCTTATACGAACTGAATTTATAAACGAAGAAGGTGAAAAGGCCGTATTGAACAGGGAACAGTCCTTGGCCAAGCTCAAAGAAGCTGTTCTGGTCGTAGAAGGTGCCAATCTGGTACGCAATGAATATGGTAGTAGATTATTTGCTGATTTTTTCTTCTTTATCACCGGTTTTCACGGTTTCCACGTATTTTCCGGGGTTCTTATCAACGTCATTATTTTCTTCAATGTTGTTTTGGGTACTTATGAGCGCAGAGGACATTATGAGATGGTAGAGAAAGTAGGGTTGTACTGGCACTTTGTAGATTTGGTGTGGGTATTCGTATTTACGTTTTTCTATTTGGTTTGA
- the cyoE gene encoding heme o synthase, giving the protein MKTAVNTAKTSPLSLVFTDFKEITKARLAVSVVFSSIAGYFLGATEIQLTSVLLLAFGGYCMVGASNAYNQVIEKDLDALMNRTKNRPIPAGSMTVNTALSIAITMTVLGVIALYVLNPQTAMFGAISIFLYTSVYTPLKTKTPLAVFVGAFPGAIPFMLGWVAATNDFGIEPGTLFMIQFFWQFPHFWALGWMLDDDYKRGGFKMLPTGKKDKGTALQIIMYTIWMIVISIIPVFGITGRLQLSIVAAIVIFLMGMVMLVFALRLFTRKDNKSARSLMLASVSYITLMQVVYVVDKFI; this is encoded by the coding sequence ATGAAGACTGCGGTCAATACAGCAAAAACCTCCCCTTTATCTTTGGTTTTTACGGACTTTAAGGAAATCACCAAGGCAAGGTTGGCGGTAAGTGTTGTTTTCTCTTCGATTGCCGGTTATTTTTTAGGTGCTACTGAAATACAGCTCACTTCGGTATTGTTATTGGCCTTTGGCGGCTATTGTATGGTAGGCGCATCAAATGCCTATAATCAGGTTATTGAGAAAGATTTGGATGCATTGATGAACCGCACCAAAAATCGGCCCATACCAGCCGGTAGCATGACCGTGAACACCGCATTGTCCATCGCAATTACCATGACCGTGCTCGGTGTCATCGCACTGTATGTTCTAAACCCCCAAACCGCAATGTTCGGTGCTATATCTATTTTTTTATATACTAGCGTGTATACACCCTTAAAGACGAAAACGCCACTAGCGGTATTTGTTGGGGCGTTCCCAGGAGCTATTCCCTTTATGTTGGGCTGGGTGGCGGCAACGAACGATTTTGGCATTGAACCGGGAACTCTTTTTATGATTCAATTTTTTTGGCAGTTCCCACATTTTTGGGCTTTGGGTTGGATGTTGGATGACGATTACAAACGTGGCGGATTCAAAATGTTGCCTACCGGAAAAAAAGATAAGGGCACGGCACTACAAATAATTATGTACACCATTTGGATGATAGTCATTTCAATAATCCCCGTTTTTGGTATAACCGGTAGGTTACAATTATCGATCGTGGCGGCGATAGTTATATTTTTGATGGGAATGGTGATGTTGGTTTTTGCATTGCGCCTGTTTACGAGAAAAGACAATAAATCGGCACGTAGCTTAATGTTGGCCAGTGTAAGCTATATTACATTGATGCAGGTAGTTTACGTGGTGGATAAGTTTATATAG
- a CDS encoding MBL fold metallo-hydrolase translates to MKTKKKFILALSTVCTTLLLNAQQKKVTITVDTLSSQVYMLTGQGGNIGIYVGEDNVFMIDDQFDRLSDMIKTTIAQLTDKPIAFLFNTHMHGDHSGGNAKFNSEHTTLVAHDNVRKRIKSNQKMKLENNTIIKEYYEKMLPEVTFSDDITFHDGDETIMGFHVHNAHTDGDAMIYFMKNNVLHMGDTYFSGRYPFIDLNSGGSITGYIAAHKKALMLIDDETKIIPGHGKPSNKKELETYVGMLEEIKMKIDAEITKGASLNEVKTNSSLSKAYDESHGSGFINPEKLRETFYKSLKSVE, encoded by the coding sequence ATGAAAACAAAAAAGAAATTCATTTTAGCCCTATCCACGGTATGTACAACCCTTTTACTGAACGCACAACAAAAAAAGGTTACGATTACCGTTGACACCTTATCAAGCCAAGTCTACATGCTAACGGGACAGGGAGGAAATATTGGTATTTATGTTGGCGAAGACAACGTATTCATGATCGATGACCAATTTGACCGCCTGAGCGATATGATAAAAACCACTATTGCCCAACTAACGGATAAGCCCATTGCTTTTCTATTCAATACACACATGCACGGGGACCATTCCGGGGGCAATGCGAAATTTAATTCCGAACACACTACTTTGGTGGCGCACGATAATGTAAGGAAGCGAATAAAAAGCAACCAAAAAATGAAATTGGAGAACAATACCATTATCAAGGAGTATTACGAAAAAATGTTACCCGAAGTTACGTTTTCGGACGATATCACTTTTCACGATGGCGATGAGACCATTATGGGGTTTCATGTGCACAATGCCCATACCGATGGTGATGCCATGATATATTTTATGAAAAACAACGTGTTGCACATGGGCGACACCTACTTTTCAGGTCGATATCCTTTTATCGATTTAAATAGCGGTGGTAGTATAACAGGTTATATCGCAGCACACAAAAAGGCTTTGATGCTTATAGATGATGAAACTAAAATCATCCCCGGTCATGGTAAACCATCCAACAAAAAGGAACTTGAAACATATGTAGGTATGTTGGAAGAAATAAAAATGAAAATCGATGCGGAAATTACCAAAGGGGCATCACTCAACGAAGTAAAAACAAATTCAAGCTTAAGTAAAGCCTATGACGAATCGCACGGAAGCGGATTCATAAATCCCGAAAAATTAAGGGAGACCTTTTACAAAAGCTTAAAATCAGTGGAATAA
- a CDS encoding energy transducer TonB: MELKKNPKADLRRNSSLYFVIGLAVVMALIYGALEWKTYDDNNDYDISLNVEDQLDEEVPMTEQIKTPPPPPPPAAPEVIEVVEDEEEVEETVIESTETSQEDEVMEVEDVEVEEVEEDVDVPFAVIEDVPVFPGCESASNKRACFQEMMNKHIRKNFRYPEIAQEMGVQGRVSVMFVIQKDGSIGGVRMRGPDKNLEKEAARIISKLPKMTPGKQRGRAVRVPFSIPINFKLQ, encoded by the coding sequence ATGGAACTAAAAAAGAATCCTAAAGCTGATTTGAGGCGAAATAGCAGTTTATATTTTGTTATCGGTCTAGCTGTTGTAATGGCTCTGATTTATGGAGCTTTGGAATGGAAAACGTATGACGATAACAATGATTATGACATATCATTGAATGTTGAGGATCAGTTGGATGAGGAAGTTCCCATGACCGAACAGATAAAGACGCCACCGCCACCGCCACCGCCAGCGGCACCCGAGGTAATCGAGGTTGTCGAAGACGAGGAAGAAGTTGAGGAAACGGTAATCGAATCTACCGAAACCAGCCAAGAGGATGAGGTGATGGAAGTCGAAGATGTTGAAGTAGAAGAAGTCGAGGAAGATGTTGATGTACCTTTTGCGGTTATTGAGGACGTGCCGGTTTTTCCCGGTTGTGAAAGTGCCAGTAACAAAAGGGCTTGTTTTCAAGAAATGATGAACAAGCACATTAGAAAGAACTTTCGTTATCCAGAAATTGCACAAGAAATGGGTGTACAAGGAAGGGTAAGCGTGATGTTCGTCATTCAAAAAGACGGTAGTATCGGTGGTGTACGTATGAGGGGGCCGGACAAGAACTTGGAGAAAGAGGCCGCTAGAATCATTAGTAAATTGCCTAAAATGACTCCAGGAAAACAAAGGGGTAGAGCGGTGCGTGTACCTTTCAGTATTCCGATAAACTTTAAGTTGCAATAA
- the gcvH gene encoding glycine cleavage system protein GcvH encodes MNIPSELKYTKDHEWVSIEGDMATVGITDFAQGELGDIVYVEVETLDETLDKDEVFGTVEAVKTVSDLFLPLTGEIVEFNEALEDEPEKVNSDPYGEGWMIKIKISDLSEVESLLTDADYKALVGA; translated from the coding sequence ATGAACATACCATCAGAATTAAAGTACACCAAAGATCACGAGTGGGTAAGTATAGAGGGCGACATGGCCACGGTAGGCATAACCGATTTTGCCCAAGGTGAGCTTGGTGACATTGTTTATGTTGAAGTTGAGACCTTGGACGAGACTTTGGACAAAGATGAGGTTTTTGGTACGGTCGAAGCGGTAAAAACCGTTTCAGACCTGTTTTTGCCCCTTACTGGTGAAATCGTGGAGTTCAATGAGGCCTTGGAGGACGAGCCCGAAAAAGTGAACAGTGACCCTTATGGTGAAGGCTGGATGATAAAAATCAAGATTAGCGATTTGTCCGAAGTGGAAAGTTTGTTGACCGATGCCGACTACAAAGCATTGGTCGGTGCTTAA